The Mus musculus strain C57BL/6J chromosome 2, GRCm38.p6 C57BL/6J genome has a window encoding:
- the Mylk2 gene encoding myosin light chain kinase 2, skeletal/cardiac muscle isoform X1, giving the protein MTTENGAVELGSQSLSTEQTPKAAAGDGPSASEKEPSAPATEKDLSPPNAKKDPGAPDPKNNPDPPSLKKDPAKAPGPEKKGDPVPASASSQGPSGEGDGGGGPAEGSEGPPAALPLPTATAEASIQKLDPTQAPSGNQGSGEAKAGKKAAECREAGRRGSPAFLHSPSCPAIISCSEKTLAVKPLSETTDLVFTGVSVTPDPQDPGPVKAGGTNALAEKKKEEAEKASGQAGQAKVQGDTPQRIGFQAVPSERVEVGQALCLTAREEDCFQILDDCPPPPAPFPHRIVELRTGNVNSEFSMNSKEALGGGKFGAVCTCTERATGLKLAAKVIKKQTPKDKVPEECHRTEKSPTLWDQHIRI; this is encoded by the exons ATGACTACAGAAAACGGAGCAGTTGAGCTGGGAAGCCAGAGCCTGTCAACAG AACAGACACCTAAAGCCGCTGCAGGTGATGGACCTTCAGCTTCAGAAAAAGAACCCAGCGCCCCAGCCACAGAGAAAGACCTGAGCCCCCCTAACGCGAAGAAAGACCCGGGCGCGCCAGATCCAAAGAACAATCCAGATCCACCCTCCCTGAAGAAAGATCCCGCCAAAGCCCCTGGCCCAGAGAAAAAGGGTGACCCGGTCCCAGCTTCAGCCAGCAGCCAGGGCCCTtcaggagagggagatggaggtggGGGACCTGCTGAAGGCAGTGAGGGGCCTCCTGCAGCCTTGCCCCTGCCCACTGCTACAGCCGAGGCCAGCATCCAGAAGCTGGACCCCACGCAAGCACCCTCAGGCAACCAGGGATCcggagaagccaaggcaggcaaGAAGGCAGCAGAATGCCGCGAAGCAGGAAGAAGGGGCTCACCTGCCTTTCTCCACAGCCCTAGCTGCCCGGCTATCATCTCCTG CTCTGAGAAGACACTGGCTGTGAAGCCCCTAAGCGAGACAACAGACCTCGTCTTTACAGGGGTGTCTGTGACCCCTGACCCCCAAGATCCTGGTCCAGTCAAAGCAGGAGGGACAAACGCCCTggcagagaagaagaaggaagaggcagagaaagcctcAGGCCAGGCCGGGCAGGCTAAGGTGCAAGGGGACACCCCCCAGAGGATCGGGTTCCAGGCTGTTCCCTCAGAGAGAGTGGAGGTGGGGCAGGCCCTCTGTCTCACTGCCAGGGAGGAAGACTGCTTCCAAATCCTGG ATGATTGTCCACCGCCCCCAGCCCCCTTCCCACACAGGATCGTGGAGCTGAGGACCGGAAATGTCAACAGTGAATTCAGCATGAACTCAAAGGAGGCACTGGGAGG TGGCAAATTTGGAGCTGTGTGCACCTGCACGGAGAGAGCCACAGGCCTCAAGCTGGCAGCCAAGGTCATCAAGAAACAGACACCCAAGGACAAG GTGCCAGAGGAATGTCACAGGACTGAAAAATCCCCAACCCTATGGGACCAGCACATCAGAATATAG